The following proteins are co-located in the Ptychodera flava strain L36383 unplaced genomic scaffold, AS_Pfla_20210202 Scaffold_40__1_contigs__length_1388640_pilon, whole genome shotgun sequence genome:
- the LOC139127979 gene encoding uncharacterized protein: MFICNRLRRRIERVDTQMRRAVTVEMRLAITLWRLSTNCEYRTIGHLFGVARSTACSIFQETCQKINEEFLKEIIRFPSGNELERVVDSFQQRWGFPQVVGAIDASHIPIIAPEKYARDYFNRKNFHSVILQAVADDKYCFVDMCVGWPGSAHDARVYANSKLHQRLTDNQLLPDTTRQIGDAEVPLMLLGDPAYQLQKHLMKPYSDTGSLTADENYFNRRLSRARMVIENAFGHLKGRWRCLLKRHDCVLDMIPTIVASCCILHNLCKRHDNPFNDQWLNGQEEFDVPAGNVNAVDHGNAAHVRRTLLQYFQDNRL, encoded by the exons ATAACTTTGTGGAGACTGTCAACCAACTGTGAATACAGAACAATCGGGCATCTGTTTGGAGTAGCCCGATCTACAGCCTGCAGCATTTTTCAGgaaacatgtcaaaaaataaatgaagaatTCTTGAAGGAGATTATTAGATTTCCAAGTGGAAACGAATTGGAG AGAGTGGTTGACAGTTTCCAGCAGCGCTGGGGTTTCCCTCAAGTTGTTGGGGCAATTGATGCTTCCCACATCCCAATAATCGCACCTGAGAAGTATGCAAGGGACTACTTTAACAGAAAGAATTTTCATTCTGTTATATTACAAGCTGTTGCAGATGATAAATACTGTTTCGTTGACATGTGCGTTGGGTGGCCAGGCAGTGCACATGATGCCCGTGTTTATGCCAATTCAAAACTTCATCAGAGGCTAACAGACAACCAACTATTGCCAGACACAACGAGACAGATAGGGGATGCAGAAGTTCCCCTTATGCTGCTTGGAGACCCAGCCTACCAATTACAGAAACACCTGATGAAACCATACTCAGACACAGGTTCACTGACAGCTGATGAAAACTACTTCAACAGGCGTCTGAGCAGAGCCAGAATGgtcattgaaaatgcatttggTCATCTCAAGGGTAGGTGGCGGTGCCTACTTAAACGCCATGACTGTGTGCTTGACATGATACCAACTATTGTGGCATCATGTTGCATTCTGCATAACTTGTGCAAAAGGCATGACAACCCATTTAATGACCAGTGGTTAAATGGCCAAGAGGAATTTGATGTGCCAGCTGGCAATGTGAATGCTGTGGACCATGGAAATGCAGCACATGTGAGGCGGACTCTTCTTCAGTATTTTCAGGACAATAGATTGTAG